CGGTGGGGAGCGCCGCGGCGAGAAGGGCGGTGCCGCCCAGGATGACGACGGTGCGGCGCGAGATGGCGGGGCCATGCGCTGCTTCGCCGTGATGTTCCGTATCGTGATGATTTTCTTCCATGACCGGAATCCCTATTGCACGGCGTTGGTCTGCGCGAAGCGAAGCTTCAGGTGATCGGAAAGGCGGAGCGCCAGCGCGACGAGGGTGAGTGTCGGATTGACGGTGCCGCCTGTCGGATAGAGCGACGAACCCGCGATATAGAGGTTCGAGAGGCCGTGGACGCGGCAATTGGCGTCGGTGACGCCTTTCTTCGGATCGGTGGACATGCGCGTCGAGCCGAGGTGATGATTGCCCCAGCCCTCGGCCTCCGTCCATTCGTCGCGCTCCGGGAAGAGGACGCGGACGCGGCCTTCGCCCCAGCCGCCAAAGGCCTGGGCGAGCGCGAGGAGATTGCCGCGCAGGCTTTCGGCATCCGTTTTTTTCAGGCGCCATGAAAGCTTCGTGCGGTTGAGGCCGAGCGCGTCCTTCTGTTCGGAAAGCGTGATGCGGCTTGCCGGGTTCGGCTCCTGCTCGCCGGCGCAGCCGACGCCGAGACGCCAGCCCAGCTCCTCGCCCGTGGCAGGCGTGGAGGTGGTGCTGCGCGCGAGCTGCAACACGGAGGGCATGGTGAAGGCGGCGGGGTCTTTTTCCTCCGGGCCGCGGCCCGTTTCCGCCGTGACGGGCTGCACCATGCCGAAGGTGAGGACGGTGCCCATGCGCCGGCTGCGGCGGAGATAATCTTCCGTGAACATGAGGCAGCCGCGAATGACGCCTTCATCCGTCCGCGTATAGGTGCGGTAGAAGCGGGCGACGAGTTCGGGATCGGTGATGAGGAAGGAGGCGGGCGAGGGGATGTGCGGATGCTCCATGAAGTAGCGGCCGACGACATCATTGCCGTTGCCCAGGCCTTCCTTCTGGACGCTGTTCGAGAGGAGGAGGATGCGCGCATTCTCGATGCCGCCGGCGGCGAGGATGCAGATTTTCGGCTTTACGGTGAAGCGGATGCCGGTGAGCGTGCCCATGCTCAGGCTCTCCACCGTCTTCGCGTTTTCCGAGGGTACGATTTCCAGCACGTTGCTGTTCAGGTAGCAGGTGATGTTTTTCGCGCGCTCTATATCCGGCCGGTATTTCTTTCCGAAGCGGGTGGGCGGGCTGTAGAGGAAGAAGCGCGTTTCGACATCCTTGCCCGCCAGCGGCAGGGGCTCGCCATATTCGGACCAGGCGGCGGCATTGTCGAAATGGCCCGTCGGTATCTGACAGAGCTCGCGGGCGCGGTCGTAAAAGGGATCGAGGGTCTGGCGGTTGATCGGCCAGCCGGAATTCGGCACCCAGTCGCGCTCCTCGAAATCCAGCGGCTCGAGCGGACGGCACCAGCCGCCCCAGTGATTTGTGGTGCCGCCGAAATAGCGCAGCCGCGAGCTTGTGAGCGGATAATCGACGCCGCCCATCTCGCCTTCATAAAGATCCTGCGTTTCGGCATCGAACTCGAAGCCGCCGCTTTCGAGCAGGGCGACGGAAATGCCGGAACCGGCCAGTTCGCGCGCGATCGAGATGCCGGCGGCGCCGGCGCCTATGATGGCGAGATCGGTTTCAACGACTGTTCCCTCGGGAAGGCTGCGTCCGTCGATAAACATGGGGGCTCTGGTCTCCTGGCTTCGGTCCACCTGTTTCTTACCCGGTTTCGCGCCTGAATTGCGGCGGAGGCCGGGCTTTTGTGGGATGGCACCCTAGAATTTACTCCCGGTTTTGGCGGGAAACGAGGACGTTTTCGGCTGGACCGGGCAAGCCCGGCCATGCGAGGTTTCTCCCCAACAAGAATCCCCTTACGGCACCTGCGCCGCCACCGGGGCCGGCCTGCGAAAAGGCCGACCCGGCAGATGTGCAAACGGTCGCGAGCCCGGCAAGGGACGGCAAATCACATGGAGGACGATCATGAAAGAATATCTGAAATTCTACATCAACGGCCAGTGGGTGGACCCCGTCGAGAAGAAGACGCTCGAGGTCATCAACCCGGCCAATGAAGAGCCCTTCGCGCTCATCAGCATGGGCACGTCCAAGGACGTGGACAAGGCTGTCGCCGCCGCGAAGGCCGCCTTCCCGAAATTCTCCACGACGACGAAGCAGGAGCGCATCGAGCTGCTGCAGTCGATCATGGCGGTCTATCAGAAGCGCTATGCGGACATCGCCGCCGCGATCACCGAGGAAATGGGCGCGCCGCAGAAGCTTGCCCAGCATGCGCAGGCGGCCATGGGCATCGCGCATCTCAACACCAATCTCGAAATCCTGAAGAAGTACGAATTCGAGGAAGACAAGGGCCCGACCCGCATCGTGCGCGAGCCGATCGGTGTGTGCGCCTTCATCACGCCCTGGAACTGGCCGATCAACCAGATCACCTGCAAGGTGGCGCCGGCTCTCGCCGTTGGCTGCACCATGGTGCTGAAGCCTTCGGAAGTGGCGCCGATCAATGCCTATATCTTCGCCGAAGTGCTGCATGAAGCGGGCGTGCCGGCGGGCGTGTTCAACCTCGTGAACGGCGACGGTCCGGGCGTCGGCTCGCCGCTCTCGTCGCACCCGGATGTCGACATGGTGTCGTTCACCGGCTCGACGCGGGCGGGCATTCTCGTCTCCAAGGCGGCGGCGGACACGGTGAAGCGCGTCGCGCTCGAACTTGGCGGCAAGTCGGCCAATATCGTTCTGGAAGATGCCGACCTCAACAAGGCGGTGACGGGCTCGGTCTTCGGCATGATGTCGAACTCGGGCCAGAGCTGCAACGCGCCGTCGCGCATGCTGGTGCCCGCATCGAAGCAGGACGAGGTCATCAAGATCGCGAAGGCCGCCGCCGAAAGCGTGAAGGCGGGCGATCCGAACGCGGAAGGCACGACCATCGGCCCCGTCGTTTCGGAAGTGCAGTTCAACAAGATCCAGGCGCTCATCCAGAAGGGCATCGAGGAAGGCGCGACGCTCGTCGCCGGCGGCCCGGGCCGCCCGGAAGGCGTCAACAAGGGCTATTATGTGCGCCCGACCGTGTTCGCCAATGTCAC
Above is a window of Parvibaculum lavamentivorans DS-1 DNA encoding:
- a CDS encoding aldehyde dehydrogenase family protein is translated as MKEYLKFYINGQWVDPVEKKTLEVINPANEEPFALISMGTSKDVDKAVAAAKAAFPKFSTTTKQERIELLQSIMAVYQKRYADIAAAITEEMGAPQKLAQHAQAAMGIAHLNTNLEILKKYEFEEDKGPTRIVREPIGVCAFITPWNWPINQITCKVAPALAVGCTMVLKPSEVAPINAYIFAEVLHEAGVPAGVFNLVNGDGPGVGSPLSSHPDVDMVSFTGSTRAGILVSKAAADTVKRVALELGGKSANIVLEDADLNKAVTGSVFGMMSNSGQSCNAPSRMLVPASKQDEVIKIAKAAAESVKAGDPNAEGTTIGPVVSEVQFNKIQALIQKGIEEGATLVAGGPGRPEGVNKGYYVRPTVFANVTNDMTIAREEIFGPVLAILPYKNEEEAIQIANDTVYGLSGYVQGEPAHAKKVAAQLRTGNVHLNLAGPDLNAPFGGYKQSGNGREWGEFGFEEFLEVKAVLGYNAA
- a CDS encoding FAD-dependent oxidoreductase translates to MFIDGRSLPEGTVVETDLAIIGAGAAGISIARELAGSGISVALLESGGFEFDAETQDLYEGEMGGVDYPLTSSRLRYFGGTTNHWGGWCRPLEPLDFEERDWVPNSGWPINRQTLDPFYDRARELCQIPTGHFDNAAAWSEYGEPLPLAGKDVETRFFLYSPPTRFGKKYRPDIERAKNITCYLNSNVLEIVPSENAKTVESLSMGTLTGIRFTVKPKICILAAGGIENARILLLSNSVQKEGLGNGNDVVGRYFMEHPHIPSPASFLITDPELVARFYRTYTRTDEGVIRGCLMFTEDYLRRSRRMGTVLTFGMVQPVTAETGRGPEEKDPAAFTMPSVLQLARSTTSTPATGEELGWRLGVGCAGEQEPNPASRITLSEQKDALGLNRTKLSWRLKKTDAESLRGNLLALAQAFGGWGEGRVRVLFPERDEWTEAEGWGNHHLGSTRMSTDPKKGVTDANCRVHGLSNLYIAGSSLYPTGGTVNPTLTLVALALRLSDHLKLRFAQTNAVQ